The DNA sequence CTCAGTGAAGGTCTAGCCAACCCTTAGAAAGTGAAAAGTACCCCAGGCGACTAGCCCAAGCCGCTTCCCATGTCAACAACACATAACCAAAAAATTGCCGCATACCCAGCCGCAAGTAAAGCTAAAGATAGAGAGAAACATTAGAAAGTGCAGAGTCTCTTTCCAAGATCCAGACCGGAGATGGCACACCACTCAGCACCTCTCCCAGTCTATGCCAATCAACGTGGCCTCGTTAAAGAGTAGTCAAGATGGTAAGTCCTCTTCATCATCAGGTCCCCTGTTTAGCTGCTCGCTTGCCAGAACGCAGAACTGTAGACCAAGCACCAGGGATTCCGGAAGTACTAGCAGTAGCCGGCGTTGATACCGTCTCCGGGATATTCACACAACCCAGCTCTTTCATAGCTATCCAGGCTTCCGTGACCGTAGCCACCTTTCGAGACCTCCCGTTGATAGTAAGCCAGACCCCAAAGGGGAACAGCCACCTGTATTTGTGGCCACCATCTCTCAGCACTTGCGTAACCTCTTTGAACGCCCTGCGCTTCTGTAGTGTAGACCATGCTAGGTCCTGGTAGACACCCACTTCCAACTCTTTCCAACGAAACCGCGGGTGGCGCCGTGCCATCTGCAAAATCTTCTCTTTGAGGGAAAAATCCGCAAAGCAAGCGATGATATCTTTAAAGCCAGGACCTCTCACAGGACCCAAGCTCCGATGTGCTCTCTGCAGTTTAATCTCCTCAGGTATCTCAGCTCCATCCACACTTAGAAGGCTCTGGCAAAACTCTCGCACCACAGTCTTGCAATCACGATATGCCTCCCCCTCCGGGATTCCCTTAAATCGCAGGTTACACCGGCGTGACCTattctccaggtcctccacctGCGCCTGTAGTTCCTGCAGCTCAGATGTTAAATGGTCTGTGGATTCCTTGACCCCAGTAACTGTGGCAGACAAAGCCTCCACGTGCTCTTCAGAGGCTATCACTCtggctcccaactcccccacatcCGCACGGAGCTCCGCCAGGGCAGCCTTTACATCCACTCTCACTCCTACCATTTCATCCTTCAGGTCCTGGAACCACGTTTGAAAAGACTTGTGCACCGTCTCACTGAGCTCCCCCGAGATCGCCAGAGTCCCAGCCTCAATCAGCTCTGCCGGCGCCGACGGCCCCGCGGCCATTTTAAGCGCGTCTCCTGCACTCCCCTGTGTCTCACTCGCTGTTTTCTCTCCTCCATCGCCGAAgtatttaaatttatcaagtttcTTCCGCGTCGCCATGGCTTCACTCGCGAACCGCGATCTTAATAATCAGCGCGTTTTAGCGCTAGAAGCTGAAAAAGCACTTTTCCTCACCGGCCCCTACGGAGCTCCCGATTCAGGCAGCCATGCGCtgggatgacgtcacttcctcccgcTAACGAACACTTTAAAGGCAGATTTtgtttttgagaatctggccctaagtccaagaaatatcaaatataaaaaaagccaatttaatcatgaatttgtcGTGTGTGTGACTATGGGCAGAGTAAGTGGACCTTACAGGTCTTTTATTTGTTTACTCTGTTCTGAATTCTgattctgctgcatgcctcatattctgcTAGTGTCATTATCCCtatcctcaagtcacttcattggctccctgtctacttctgcatacagttcaaactcctcttattgacctacaagatTCACTCTGcatctcctcagtatctctccctaAACTCCTCCCTaggaactctgttcattgggtaagtctctctttgCTGTGCTCTTCTCCTCTACTATGAACTcccgactccgtcccttctactttttctgtactgtatgcctggaacaagctgCCAGAATCAATTCATCAGGCCTGCTCCGTCTCtagtagtattcaaatccatgctaaaagtcccctaccctatctgctttttcattccctctgtaattccctacctgagtAGCTTGTATAGATTCACTCTTTCTGACCTatttgtcataattagattgttctttcaagcagggactgtctcttgcatgtttaatgtatagtgctatgtGTTTCTAAAGTAGCAGTAGTATGTTCACTATGAGTTTCAAAATCATGACGTATGCTTTCCTGTGAAAAATGTCCGCCTGTGCTCCTTTTGAGAAATTTTTCTCATTTGAAATTGAGTGCCATTGTAatgtagtagatgatggcagataaagacctatgtGGTCCATAGATAGTCAGATTTCACACTGAATGTTTTATGCCATTTATCTCCTAGTCACTAAAAATTTTTAGGCTTTTATGGATGAGGACTGTATCTTGAAACAACATTTACAATATCACATAGTTCACTATACTTgtaatttttgaaactgtttgattctttttggaaaaagtgatattaaaattataataaacaacatttttcttttttttttttttaggacagaATACGGCTCAGATGGGGACTGGTACCTATTATGGACAGAGCTCTGGTTTTTATGGTCAGAATATTGTATCCAACACCAAACCAACAAACAAGTTTTTTCAGTGCAAATTCTGTGTGCGTTACTTCAGATCAAAAATACTCCTCATTGAGCACACCAGAAAAGTACATGGTCACACTGGAGGAGGTCCATCAGGATCTTCTATAGATGGATCTGGAAATTACAATATCATGATGCATGATGGATTTGGCAAGGTTTTCTCTTGCCAGTTTTGCACCTATAAATCACCAAGGCGAGCAAGAATTATTAAACATCAAAAAATGTACCATAAAAATAGTCTAAAAGAGACTTCTTTATCTCTTAGTGTACCTGAGTCCACATCTTCATCTGTCTCACTACAAGATGGATGCAAGGAACTTCCAGCAGAAGTAGTGGAGCGCAGTATTCTGGAATCTATGGTTAAACCTCTAACAAAATCTAGAGGAAACTTTTGTTGTGAATGGTGTAGCTATCAAACTCCACGAAGGGAACGCTGGTGTGATCACATGATGAAAAAACATCGTAGCATGGTCAAAATATTGTCAAGGCTGAGACAACAGGATGGTACAAATGTTTCAGATCAGCAAACAAAGTCTGCTCAGAGTCCCACCTCTAATGCTAGCTTCATGCCTTTAAATGCTTCAGGATGTGATTTGTCCAATGCTAGCATATCCAATATCAGAGGCTCTATGAACAATTTGCTTCCTAGAAGCAATTCTACATCTTCCAAATTTTCTTCTGTTTCTTATCCTCAGATAAATCCCAAATCACCTCACAACTCTAGTATGGGGAACATGGCAGACAGATCTCCCTATGGAATGACTGATATGACAAATTCTTGTGCTGACATAGAAACTAGCAGTTTGCTAAATGATTCCAGTTCTGATGATGAACTTAATGACTTGGAAATTGAAAATGGTTTGAACTCTTTAGACCATCAGAGCATAGGAATTTCTGGAGAGCTACTGCTGGGGTCTGAAAGCAACAAATTACTGGAAACAAAAGGAATTCCTTTTAGAAGATTTATGAATAGATTCCAGTGTCCCTTTTGCCCTTTCCTCACCATGCATCGGCGTAGTATCTCTCGGCATATAGAAAATATCCATCTCTCTGGAAAAACTTCTGTGTACAAATGTGAAGAATGCCCATTTTCTTGCAAAAGTCCATTAAAACTCGGCGCACATCATAAACAGTTTCACACAGGTTTACCATCTGATTGGGATTCAATTAACTCTCACAGTGAAAGCATTCCTCCTCTGAGTGATACTCCAGTATCTTATGAGGGTGTAAATGGTAGGAAGCCAGGAATAGTGATGGAGTCCTCCCAGCTGTCACCTCAGCAACATCCATACAAATGCACAATATGTAACTACTCCACAACTACTTTGAAAGGTTTGCGAGTTCACCAGCAACACAAGCATTCTTTTTGTGACAATGTACCAAACTTTATGGGGCAACAGACAAACCTTTCACAAGACTGTGAGGTAGATCCCAGTGCTTCTTCCAGCACTGTGAAGAAAAGTCAAACTTCTATTCTTGGATTATCTTCTAAAAATAATTTTGTAGCCAAGACCTCTAGGAAGATGTCAAATGACTTTCCCTTGGACTTATCACCAGTGAAAAAGCGAACTAGAATTGATGAGATAGCTAGCAACCTACAAAGCAAAATAAGTCAAAATAAACAGCAAGAAGATTCTGTGATTAATGTTgaagatgaggaggaggaggaggaggaagaggaggaggaggaggaggaagaagaagaagaagaaaacgaAGTAGAGATAGAAGTAGAATTGGACAGGGAAGAGGATCAAGGAGATCAACTGCTAGAGGCATCAGATTCATATGCTCCACCGCAGATTTGGACAAGTGATCACAGTGCTCATCAGAAAGATCCTAACTTCAGAGATGTGTCACAAGATTATGCTTCTACCAATGGAGCAGAAATTGAGTTGACTTTATCGGAAGATGAAGATGATTTTTATTACAATTCTGGCAATTTCAAGGAACAGCAAGAACAGAATGCATCAGGTGTTTGCAGCCAGTCTACTGTGTATGGTGGAATTGATCAGACCAGCGAAAATGCAGAATTCAGTGAAGATTCTGAAAGACTATACTACTGCAAACACTGTGATTTCAGTAATAAATCTGCCAGGAGTGTTAGCACTCATTATCAACGAATGCATCCATATATCAAATTCAGTTTCAGGTATATCTTGGACCCTAATGACCACAGTGCAGTATACAGATGTCTAGAATGTTACATTGATTATACAAACTTTGAGGATCTGCAGCAACATTATGCTGAGCATCACCCAGAAGCAATGAATGTGCTTAATTTTGATCAATCCGACTTGATATACAGGTGTCGTTTTTGTTCTTACACTAGCCCAAATGTTAGAAGCCTCATGCCACATTACCAAAGAATGCATCCAACAGTGAAAATTAATAATGCAATGATATTCTCTAGTTATGTTGTTGAACAGCAAGAAGAAATAAATTCCGAGTCCCAAACTCTGAGAGAAATTTTGAATTCTGCCCCCAAAAACATGTCCACATCCACACCAGTATCCCAGGGGGCAAATATGTCTTCGGCCTTTAACAAAAATGCTACCAAATCTTTTGGTCCTGAAAGTGATAACCACAAGGACTCTTCAGTTAATAGTGTTGTGGTCTATGACTGTGATGTATGCTCGTTTGCAAGTCCAAATATGCATTCTGTTTTGGTGCATTACCAAAAAAAGCATCCTGAAGAGAAGGCTTCTTATTTTAGGATACAAAAAACAATGCGTGTGGTTTCTGTTGAAAGAGGTTCTGCCATTTCACAACTTGCTTATGATGCAGTTCGACCCATATCTCCCAAAGTTTCCAACATGCCTTCACCAGCAGACTTGAATGTCGAGCTGTATTACTGCAAACACTGCTCGTATAGCAATCGCTCTGTAGTTGGAGTGCTTGTCCACTATCagaaaagacatccagaaatcaaAGTTACTGCAAAATACATTCGACAAGCACCTCCCACGGCGGCAATGATGAGAAATGGAGAGGCACCACGTGTTACTGCATCTAAAAAGCCAGCATCTATGCAACAAATGAAAAAGAGTGTTGTACCGACTCAAGAAAATGAGATGTTCTTCTGCCAGCATTGTGATTATGGAAATCAGACAGTCAAGGGGGTGCTAATTCACTATCAAAAGAAACACCGTGATTTTAAAGCGAATGCAGATATGATTCGACAGCACACAGCAACTATCAGAAGTCTCTGCGATAGGGGACAAAAAAAACCTACTGCTAGCATACATGCCTCTCCTGCCAATGCTGAACGAGACAAAAGTAAGCTTAGAAATCTCAAGTGTAGGCATTGTTCTTATTCAACACCTTATTTTTATGCACTGAGAAAGCATATGAAAAAAGATCACGCTAGTTTGAAAGCCACAGTCACTACAATTTTACGTTGGGCATTTTTGGATGGATTGATAGAGGAGGGCTATCACTGTGAGTGGTGCATCTATTCACATACAGAACCCAGTGGTTTGCTTATACACTACCAAAGGAGACACCCAGAGCATTATGTTGACTACACCTACATGGCAACTAAACTTTGGGCAGGGCCCGATTCCTCATCTTCTTCCCAGGTGACACAGTCTGAGACAAGGACTTATAAATGTAGAGACTGTACTTTTGAAGCATCTTCCATTTGGGACATTACTAATCACTATCAGGCCTTTCATCCTTGGGCCATGAATGGTGATGAATCTGTATTGCTGGAAATCATAAAGGAAAAAGATGCGGCTGATAAAGCCAGCACGCAATCTGTAGAAGCTGCTGCACCCCGAGATAAGTCTCTGCATAAGACAGTCTCAAATGCGAACTCAGAAAAAGAAAATCCTGTTAAATCAAGCCTTTCTCAAGAAAAGACTGTTCACCTGTCCACTCCAAATCCAGCAATATCCTCTTCTCCTTACCAGTGCACAGTTTGTCAATCTGAGTATAATAACCTGCATGGCCTTCTAACTCACTATGGTAAAAAGCATCCTGGCATGAAAGTTAAGGCTGCCGATTTTGCTCAAGATATAGATATTAATCCAGGATCTGTGTATAAGTGCAGACATTGTCCATATATTAACACTCGCATCCATGGTGTTCTAACTCACTACCAGAAACGTCATCCTTCTATAAAGGTCACAGCAGAAGATTTTGTACATGATGTGGAACAATCTGTTGATATCTCTCAGAATGACATGGAAGAGACAACTAGGGTTTTTAAGCAAGGGTATGGTGCATATAGGTGTAAACTATGCCCCTATACCCATGGAACTCTTGAAAAACTAAAAGTTCACTATGAAAAATACCATGATCAgccagagtttgacatgcttTCACAGTCGCCACCTAAAGAAACTGCTTCTGTTGAGCCAGAGGCCGTTTCTGAAGAAGAGTCTTCAGAGATGTTGGCATTAGATGAGGCAGTAGATGCTCCTATATCATCATCTTGCTATTCAGGTTCTCATTTAGTTTCACACACAGTGTTCAGGTGTCAGCTTTGCAAGTATTTCTGTTCTACCAGGAAGGGAATAGCAAGACATTACCGAATCAAACACAACAATGTCCGAGCACAGCCAGAGGGTAAAAATAATCTTTTCAAATGTGCATTATGTACTTACACCAATCCTATTCGCAAAGGCCTTGCAGCACACTATCAAAAACGACACGATATTGATGCATATTATACCCATTGTTTAGCAGCTTCCAGAACTGTTAGTGATAAGCCAAATAAAGTAGTTATTCCTTCCCCTTCAAAAGATGATTCTCCCCAATTAAGTGAGGAATTGAAGAAAGCAGTGGAAAAGAAAAAATGCTCATTGTGTTCTTTCCAGTCTTTCAGCAAAAAAGGTATAGTGTCCCATTATATGAAGCGTCATCCTGGTGTTTTCCCTAAGAAGCAGCATGAAAGTAAACTAGGTTGCTACTTCACACCTGTTTATGCTCATGAGCATGAAGCCCAAAGGATGAAGAAGGATAAAAATGACTTTGACCACTCTGAGGTAGAGGCTGAAACTAAGGAAGCTGAGTGGCTCCCATTCAGATGTATAAAATGTTTCAAATTATCTTTCAGTACCGCTGAACTCCTGTGCATGCATTACACAGACCATCATAGTAAAGATTTGAGAAGGGACTTCACAATACTGGGTAACACCAACCGCTTTATTAACAGTGCCTTCCAGTGCAAGCACTGTGATAGCAAATTAAATAGCATGGAAGAGCTGACTTCACACTTGACTAGTCACAACGAAGAATTCCAGAAGAGGGCCAAACGTCAAGAGAGAAGGAAGCAACTTTTGAGCAAGCAGAGATATACAGACAGTGGATTTACAGATTTCAGAGCTGATCGGGTAAGTGCATGATGAATCCTGTATCTTGCCCCTGTAGGAttcttttctagtgcaatagtgCAATTCTTTTCTGGGCAAGCAAATTATCTTCCCATGGCCACGAACCATATGCATAAGGAATCTGTATTTTTTATCCTATTTCACTAGGAGCACTAttgccacctgcagtttttcccttctgcacataAGTTGGAAGGTGTGTTTTTGTTCTGTTCTCCATTTTTCTTATATTATTCATTGTTTTTGACTTTTAt is a window from the Geotrypetes seraphini chromosome 1, aGeoSer1.1, whole genome shotgun sequence genome containing:
- the ZNF462 gene encoding zinc finger protein 462 isoform X1 → MNFPHVKAPFNTMEVLQCDGCDFRAQSYDELKGHIQDVHTAYVQPTDVSEDSINQPRSVGMHSINQTEVEFSQVKDEFGATEEITGQNTAQMGTGTYYGQSSGFYGQNIVSNTKPTNKFFQCKFCVRYFRSKILLIEHTRKVHGHTGGGPSGSSIDGSGNYNIMMHDGFGKVFSCQFCTYKSPRRARIIKHQKMYHKNSLKETSLSLSVPESTSSSVSLQDGCKELPAEVVERSILESMVKPLTKSRGNFCCEWCSYQTPRRERWCDHMMKKHRSMVKILSRLRQQDGTNVSDQQTKSAQSPTSNASFMPLNASGCDLSNASISNIRGSMNNLLPRSNSTSSKFSSVSYPQINPKSPHNSSMGNMADRSPYGMTDMTNSCADIETSSLLNDSSSDDELNDLEIENGLNSLDHQSIGISGELLLGSESNKLLETKGIPFRRFMNRFQCPFCPFLTMHRRSISRHIENIHLSGKTSVYKCEECPFSCKSPLKLGAHHKQFHTGLPSDWDSINSHSESIPPLSDTPVSYEGVNGRKPGIVMESSQLSPQQHPYKCTICNYSTTTLKGLRVHQQHKHSFCDNVPNFMGQQTNLSQDCEVDPSASSSTVKKSQTSILGLSSKNNFVAKTSRKMSNDFPLDLSPVKKRTRIDEIASNLQSKISQNKQQEDSVINVEDEEEEEEEEEEEEEEEEEEENEVEIEVELDREEDQGDQLLEASDSYAPPQIWTSDHSAHQKDPNFRDVSQDYASTNGAEIELTLSEDEDDFYYNSGNFKEQQEQNASGVCSQSTVYGGIDQTSENAEFSEDSERLYYCKHCDFSNKSARSVSTHYQRMHPYIKFSFRYILDPNDHSAVYRCLECYIDYTNFEDLQQHYAEHHPEAMNVLNFDQSDLIYRCRFCSYTSPNVRSLMPHYQRMHPTVKINNAMIFSSYVVEQQEEINSESQTLREILNSAPKNMSTSTPVSQGANMSSAFNKNATKSFGPESDNHKDSSVNSVVVYDCDVCSFASPNMHSVLVHYQKKHPEEKASYFRIQKTMRVVSVERGSAISQLAYDAVRPISPKVSNMPSPADLNVELYYCKHCSYSNRSVVGVLVHYQKRHPEIKVTAKYIRQAPPTAAMMRNGEAPRVTASKKPASMQQMKKSVVPTQENEMFFCQHCDYGNQTVKGVLIHYQKKHRDFKANADMIRQHTATIRSLCDRGQKKPTASIHASPANAERDKSKLRNLKCRHCSYSTPYFYALRKHMKKDHASLKATVTTILRWAFLDGLIEEGYHCEWCIYSHTEPSGLLIHYQRRHPEHYVDYTYMATKLWAGPDSSSSSQVTQSETRTYKCRDCTFEASSIWDITNHYQAFHPWAMNGDESVLLEIIKEKDAADKASTQSVEAAAPRDKSLHKTVSNANSEKENPVKSSLSQEKTVHLSTPNPAISSSPYQCTVCQSEYNNLHGLLTHYGKKHPGMKVKAADFAQDIDINPGSVYKCRHCPYINTRIHGVLTHYQKRHPSIKVTAEDFVHDVEQSVDISQNDMEETTRVFKQGYGAYRCKLCPYTHGTLEKLKVHYEKYHDQPEFDMLSQSPPKETASVEPEAVSEEESSEMLALDEAVDAPISSSCYSGSHLVSHTVFRCQLCKYFCSTRKGIARHYRIKHNNVRAQPEGKNNLFKCALCTYTNPIRKGLAAHYQKRHDIDAYYTHCLAASRTVSDKPNKVVIPSPSKDDSPQLSEELKKAVEKKKCSLCSFQSFSKKGIVSHYMKRHPGVFPKKQHESKLGCYFTPVYAHEHEAQRMKKDKNDFDHSEVEAETKEAEWLPFRCIKCFKLSFSTAELLCMHYTDHHSKDLRRDFTILGNTNRFINSAFQCKHCDSKLNSMEELTSHLTSHNEEFQKRAKRQERRKQLLSKQRYTDSGFTDFRADRMLGHLEDVPKSYRENQVVGYRCKFCIEVHPTLRAICNHLRKHVQYGNVVKDSVKEISDSDLMTTDLGDEDTKNIDEAAIETAEGAADAEDNTAEVTLEDELQPGGYHCSQCDRVLMSMQGLRSHERSHLALAMFSREDKYNCQYCSFASTFRHNLDRHMQTHHGHHKPFRCKLCSFKSSYNSRLKTHILKAHAGEHAYKCSSCSFSSMTISQLKEHSLKAHGKTLTLPKPRTVPQAHSSDLKTTDQDGEIEETDDSSYSEPPDVQQQLNHYQSAALAKNSNSSPVPLPVATTSAEQKSEGILSCEFCEFSSGYIQSIRRHYRDKHGGKKLFKCKDCSFYTCFKSAFTMHVEAGHSVIPVEGPKDLRCPLCLYHTKYKHNMIDHIVLHREERVVPIEVCRSKLSRHLQGVVFRCDKCTFTCSSDESLQQHIEKHNELKPYKCQLCYYETKQTEELDNHLRDEHKVCRNFELVGQVNLDQLEQMKEKPEVSSSDEEEKEDDAINKAKERAIVEFSHSRTPEPPIPEKRYPCEFCGRTFTHGSDWERHVLRHGMSVSENKHRAHRNGQSNGKLDNMKEPLMVKLMEGETRQVGFCLEKEATVYATEIIQVEKTDTQRE
- the ZNF462 gene encoding zinc finger protein 462 isoform X4, which gives rise to MNFPHVKAPFNTMEVLQCDGCDFRAQSYDELKGHIQDVHTAYVQPTDVSEDSINQPRSVGMHSINQTEVEFSQVKDEFGATEEITGQNTAQMGTGTYYGQSSGFYGQNIVSNTKPTNKFFQCKFCVRYFRSKILLIEHTRKVHGHTGGGPSGSSIDGSGNYNIMMHDGFGKVFSCQFCTYKSPRRARIIKHQKMYHKNSLKETSLSLSVPESTSSSVSLQDGCKELPAEVVERSILESMVKPLTKSRGNFCCEWCSYQTPRRERWCDHMMKKHRSMVKILSRLRQQDGTNVSDQQTKSAQSPTSNASFMPLNASGCDLSNASISNIRGSMNNLLPRSNSTSSKFSSVSYPQINPKSPHNSSMGNMADRSPYGMTDMTNSCADIETSSLLNDSSSDDELNDLEIENGLNSLDHQSIGISGELLLGSESNKLLETKGIPFRRFMNRFQCPFCPFLTMHRRSISRHIENIHLSGKTSVYKCEECPFSCKSPLKLGAHHKQFHTGLPSDWDSINSHSESIPPLSDTPVSYEGVNGRKPGIVMESSQLSPQQHPYKCTICNYSTTTLKGLRVHQQHKHSFCDNVPNFMGQQTNLSQDCEVDPSASSSTVKKSQTSILGLSSKNNFVAKTSRKMSNDFPLDLSPVKKRTRIDEIASNLQSKISQNKQQEDSVINVEDEEEEEEEEEEEEEEEEEEENEVEIEVELDREEDQGDQLLEASDSYAPPQIWTSDHSAHQKDPNFRDVSQDYASTNGAEIELTLSEDEDDFYYNSGNFKEQQEQNASGVCSQSTVYGGIDQTSENAEFSEDSERLYYCKHCDFSNKSARSVSTHYQRMHPYIKFSFRYILDPNDHSAVYRCLECYIDYTNFEDLQQHYAEHHPEAMNVLNFDQSDLIYRCRFCSYTSPNVRSLMPHYQRMHPTVKINNAMIFSSYVVEQQEEINSESQTLREILNSAPKNMSTSTPVSQGANMSSAFNKNATKSFGPESDNHKDSSVNSVVVYDCDVCSFASPNMHSVLVHYQKKHPEEKASYFRIQKTMRVVSVERGSAISQLAYDAVRPISPKVSNMPSPADLNVELYYCKHCSYSNRSVVGVLVHYQKRHPEIKVTAKYIRQAPPTAAMMRNGEAPRVTASKKPASMQQMKKSVVPTQENEMFFCQHCDYGNQTVKGVLIHYQKKHRDFKANADMIRQHTATIRSLCDRGQKKPTASIHASPANAERDKSKLRNLKCRHCSYSTPYFYALRKHMKKDHASLKATVTTILRWAFLDGLIEEGYHCEWCIYSHTEPSGLLIHYQRRHPEHYVDYTYMATKLWAGPDSSSSSQVTQSETRTYKCRDCTFEASSIWDITNHYQAFHPWAMNGDESVLLEIIKEKDAADKASTQSVEAAAPRDKSLHKTVSNANSEKENPVKSSLSQEKTVHLSTPNPAISSSPYQCTVCQSEYNNLHGLLTHYGKKHPGMKVKAADFAQDIDINPGSVYKCRHCPYINTRIHGVLTHYQKRHPSIKVTAEDFVHDVEQSVDISQNDMEETTRVFKQGYGAYRCKLCPYTHGTLEKLKVHYEKYHDQPEFDMLSQSPPKETASVEPEAVSEEESSEMLALDEAVDAPISSSCYSGSHLVSHTVFRCQLCKYFCSTRKGIARHYRIKHNNVRAQPEGKNNLFKCALCTYTNPIRKGLAAHYQKRHDIDAYYTHCLAASRTVSDKPNKVVIPSPSKDDSPQLSEELKKAVEKKKCSLCSFQSFSKKGIVSHYMKRHPGVFPKKQHESKLGCYFTPVYAHEHEAQRMKKDKNDFDHSEVEAETKEAEWLPFRCIKCFKLSFSTAELLCMHYTDHHSKDLRRDFTILGNTNRFINSAFQCKHCDSKLNSMEELTSHLTSHNEEFQKRAKRQERRKQLLSKQRYTDSGFTDFRADREISDSDLMTTDLGDEDTKNIDEAAIETAEGAADAEDNTAEVTLEDELQPGGYHCSQCDRVLMSMQGLRSHERSHLALAMFSREDKYNCQYCSFASTFRHNLDRHMQTHHGHHKPFRCKLCSFKSSYNSRLKTHILKAHAGEHAYKCSSCSFSSMTISQLKEHSLKAHGKTLTLPKPRTVPQAHSSDLKTTDQDGEIEETDDSSYSEPPDVQQQLNHYQSAALAKNSNSSPVPLPVATTSAEQKSEGILSCEFCEFSSGYIQSIRRHYRDKHGGKKLFKCKDCSFYTCFKSAFTMHVEAGHSVIPVEGPKDLRCPLCLYHTKYKHNMIDHIVLHREERVVPIEVCRSKLSRHLQGVVFRCDKCTFTCSSDESLQQHIEKHNELKPYKCQLCYYETKQTEELDNHLRDEHKVCRNFELVGQVNLDQLEQMKEKPEVSSSDEEEKEDDAINKAKERAIVEFSHSRTPEPPIPEKRYPCEFCGRTFTHGSDWERHVLRHGMSVSENKHRAHRNGQSNGKLDNMKEPLMVKLMEGETRQVGFCLEKEATVYATEIIQVEKTDTQRE